In the Streptomyces sp. 840.1 genome, one interval contains:
- a CDS encoding FadR/GntR family transcriptional regulator: protein MKHISAPRRTASLSAQLVDSLRSHIESGGWPVGTRIPPEQALIEELGVGRSTLREAIGALVHLGLLEPRAGDGTYVRSSSELQSVMVRRASSAQRDNVLELRTVLEEYASGTAALRRSESELQRLRELLADAEAACAGEDTSAATSVDALFHRAVVRASGNDLLIEVYDYLGTALTSSLGGLPWDTAHAEEHAGLHRRLVDAIDARDQAGARDAAAAIVRLTRDHETGTPRDAEDR, encoded by the coding sequence ATGAAACACATCAGCGCACCGCGCCGGACGGCCAGCCTGTCCGCCCAGCTCGTGGACAGTCTCCGCTCGCACATCGAGTCGGGCGGGTGGCCGGTGGGAACGCGGATCCCGCCGGAGCAGGCCCTCATCGAGGAGCTCGGGGTCGGACGCAGCACACTGCGGGAGGCGATCGGCGCGCTGGTGCACCTGGGCCTGCTGGAGCCCCGGGCCGGTGACGGCACCTACGTCCGCTCATCGAGCGAGCTCCAGTCGGTCATGGTGCGGCGGGCGAGTTCCGCGCAGCGGGACAACGTGCTGGAGCTGCGGACCGTACTGGAGGAGTACGCCTCCGGTACCGCGGCCCTGCGGCGCAGCGAGAGCGAGTTGCAGCGGCTGCGGGAGCTGCTGGCCGACGCCGAGGCGGCCTGCGCCGGTGAGGACACGTCCGCGGCCACGAGCGTCGACGCGCTGTTCCACCGGGCGGTGGTCCGGGCCAGCGGCAACGACCTGCTGATCGAGGTGTACGACTACCTCGGTACGGCGCTCACCTCGTCCCTGGGCGGCCTGCCCTGGGACACCGCCCACGCCGAGGAGCACGCCGGTCTGCACCGGCGGCTCGTGGACGCGATCGACGCCCGGGACCAGGCAGGCGCCCGCGACGCGGCGGCCGCGATCGTCCGGCTCACCCGTGACCACGAGACCGGTACACCACGAGACGCGGAGGACCGGTGA
- a CDS encoding AraC family transcriptional regulator — translation MVRASRGAATPGMWRREAGTVVRRAEPLPASAAGAILAGFRIVAVPTEWSPHAHDLHELVWARGGTLTSRVGDRVLTVVEGHGLWMPAGMVHEGRATAGAEFFHAFFAPGRTPLAFTEPLAIAMTPLLESLLTHLSAADLDAGARARAESVVFDVIRPSERQFALQLPGDPRIDAIAETLLSDPSDGRSLEDWAEQLEISDRTITRAFRRSTGLSFAQWRQMLRVHRALMLLGEGFEVTTVSEVLGYAQPSSFIVAFRRVMGITPGAFFGAAAGPSEDVRNPVSHDQNP, via the coding sequence ATGGTTCGAGCGTCCCGTGGTGCGGCGACCCCCGGGATGTGGCGGCGCGAGGCGGGCACCGTGGTGCGGCGGGCCGAGCCGCTGCCCGCGTCGGCGGCGGGTGCCATCCTTGCCGGATTCCGGATCGTCGCCGTTCCCACGGAGTGGTCACCGCACGCGCACGACCTGCACGAACTCGTCTGGGCGCGCGGGGGGACGCTGACGTCCCGGGTGGGGGACCGCGTCCTGACCGTGGTCGAGGGGCACGGCCTCTGGATGCCCGCCGGCATGGTCCACGAGGGCCGGGCCACGGCGGGTGCGGAGTTCTTCCACGCCTTCTTCGCGCCCGGTCGCACACCGCTCGCGTTCACGGAGCCCCTGGCGATCGCGATGACGCCGTTGCTGGAGTCGCTGCTGACCCATCTGTCCGCCGCAGACCTCGACGCCGGGGCCAGGGCGCGGGCGGAGTCGGTCGTCTTCGACGTGATCCGGCCGTCGGAGCGTCAGTTCGCGTTGCAGCTGCCCGGCGATCCACGGATCGACGCCATCGCCGAAACCCTGCTGAGCGATCCCTCCGACGGCCGCTCGCTCGAGGACTGGGCGGAGCAGCTGGAGATCAGCGACCGCACGATCACCCGCGCCTTCCGCCGGTCGACGGGTCTCTCCTTCGCGCAGTGGCGGCAGATGCTGCGGGTGCACCGGGCGCTGATGCTGCTCGGTGAAGGCTTCGAGGTGACGACGGTCTCCGAGGTGCTCGGCTACGCGCAGCCCAGCTCCTTCATCGTCGCCTTCCGGCGGGTCATGGGCATCACGCCGGGCGCGTTCTTCGGCGCGGCGGCCGGGCCGTCGGAGGATGTCCGGAATCCCGTATCGCATGACCAGAACCCCTGA